One genomic region from Mycoplasmopsis columbina encodes:
- the gatB gene encoding Asp-tRNA(Asn)/Glu-tRNA(Gln) amidotransferase subunit GatB has product MNNFEVIIGIEIHLELRTKTKMFSPAANDFNALPNSSINQIDLGYPGTLPLLNKEAVVSGIKLAKALKMTIDQEMHFDRKNYYYTDLPKGFQITQFYRPIGSNGVLKIKTSQGEKDISIERIHLEEDTARQYHENGETKLDYNRAGVPLIEIVTRPVLRSSEEAVAYVDMIRKTALSLGISDAKMENGSLRADVNISLRPYGYNGFGTKVEIKNMNTFSNMKAAIDFEIALQSKKILMNEPILQQTKRFDENLKENVVMRTKTGEVDYKYFPEPNIPIIEISNEFINNIKLNELPWEKEERYIQNGINPIYVNSLINNIDLANFFDSINYNDKEKLSKLFFAEVVSLANAKGVEVIDLGIRKEHLDQALTFLDQEVISGKSFKKLITLLPNYSNNEINALIEEHNLKQISDINLINSWIEEAIKENQNSINEYTNRPERVIKLILGYIMKISGGQVNPNITNKLVVEKLDELFS; this is encoded by the coding sequence ATGAATAATTTTGAAGTAATTATCGGAATTGAAATTCATTTAGAATTAAGAACTAAAACAAAAATGTTTTCTCCTGCAGCAAATGATTTTAATGCTTTACCTAATTCAAGTATTAATCAAATTGATTTAGGTTACCCTGGAACATTGCCGCTTTTAAATAAAGAAGCAGTTGTAAGCGGAATTAAATTAGCAAAAGCATTGAAGATGACAATTGATCAAGAAATGCACTTTGATCGTAAAAATTACTACTACACAGATTTGCCAAAAGGATTTCAAATTACTCAGTTTTATAGACCTATTGGTTCAAATGGTGTTTTAAAAATAAAAACTTCTCAAGGTGAAAAAGATATATCAATTGAAAGAATTCATTTAGAAGAAGATACAGCAAGGCAATATCATGAAAATGGTGAAACGAAACTTGATTATAATCGTGCTGGTGTTCCATTAATAGAAATTGTAACTAGACCAGTTTTAAGATCGAGTGAGGAAGCTGTTGCATATGTTGATATGATTAGAAAAACAGCTTTGTCTTTAGGAATTTCTGATGCTAAAATGGAAAATGGTTCATTAAGGGCCGATGTAAATATTTCCCTAAGGCCATATGGATATAATGGTTTTGGAACCAAAGTGGAAATTAAAAATATGAATACTTTTTCAAATATGAAAGCAGCAATTGATTTTGAAATTGCTTTGCAGAGTAAAAAAATATTGATGAATGAACCTATATTGCAACAAACCAAAAGGTTTGATGAAAATCTTAAAGAAAATGTTGTGATGAGAACAAAAACAGGTGAAGTTGATTATAAATATTTTCCAGAGCCAAATATTCCTATTATTGAAATAAGTAATGAATTTATAAATAATATAAAATTGAATGAATTACCTTGAGAAAAAGAAGAAAGATATATACAAAACGGAATTAATCCTATTTATGTCAATAGTTTAATTAATAATATCGATTTAGCAAATTTCTTTGATTCTATTAATTACAATGATAAAGAAAAATTATCGAAATTATTTTTTGCAGAAGTTGTTTCATTAGCAAATGCAAAAGGTGTTGAAGTAATTGATTTAGGTATTAGAAAAGAACATTTAGATCAAGCTTTAACATTTTTGGATCAAGAAGTTATTTCAGGAAAATCATTCAAAAAATTAATTACATTATTACCTAATTATTCAAATAATGAAATTAATGCATTAATAGAAGAACATAATTTAAAACAAATAAGTGATATAAATCTGATAAATTCATGAATTGAAGAAGCAATTAAAGAAAATCAAAATTCAATCAATGAATATACAAATAGACCAGAAAGAGTAATTAAACTTATTTTAGGTTATATAATGAAAATTTCTGGTGGGCAAGTTAATCCAAATATAACTAACAAATTAGTAGTTGAAAAATTAGATGAATTATTTAGTTAA
- a CDS encoding phosphatidate cytidylyltransferase, whose translation MKLLKERIIPAIILALLGLAFLIPVSLFSPKESSARIVSFIVTYLLMSVAFFELFKAHRMKWYFALLFAIITSVIVIFPLESFKSLNSIGNSNDSINSLQNFSKLNNQTQNSVIYSFIQIFARDFYTPIILVFVSLSFFALEYLTKTQITLKDRLWRALFIFVTLYIMSMAIKTLNLYITFKYQYWLTALLIPVIHDTFGFFGGKYFGKKFIKVPLAPIISPKKTWEGFIVGVGGAMIATAGLTFGFNLFQTQNQIIKYVIQVLFVIAAPFIAAIGDLYFSLIKRMNGIKDYSKIFVGHGGFLDRFDGLLFTLFLMFLLTMFIQ comes from the coding sequence ATGAAATTACTTAAAGAAAGAATTATTCCCGCAATTATTCTTGCGCTTTTGGGACTTGCTTTTTTAATTCCTGTTTCTTTATTTTCTCCTAAAGAAAGTAGTGCTAGAATAGTTTCATTTATTGTTACTTATTTATTAATGTCTGTGGCATTTTTTGAACTTTTTAAAGCCCATAGAATGAAATGATATTTTGCTCTTTTGTTTGCAATCATAACTTCTGTTATAGTTATTTTTCCTTTGGAATCCTTTAAGTCTTTAAATTCAATTGGTAACTCAAATGATTCTATAAATAGTTTGCAAAATTTTTCAAAATTAAATAATCAAACGCAGAATTCAGTTATTTATAGTTTTATTCAGATTTTTGCTAGAGATTTTTACACACCAATTATTTTAGTCTTTGTTTCTTTATCTTTTTTTGCCTTAGAATACTTAACAAAAACTCAAATCACATTAAAAGATAGACTATGAAGAGCATTATTTATTTTTGTCACTCTTTACATAATGTCAATGGCTATTAAAACATTGAATCTTTATATAACATTTAAATATCAATATTGATTGACAGCTTTACTTATTCCAGTTATTCATGATACATTTGGTTTTTTTGGTGGAAAATATTTTGGAAAAAAATTTATTAAAGTGCCACTAGCTCCTATAATTTCACCTAAAAAAACATGAGAAGGTTTTATTGTTGGAGTTGGTGGAGCAATGATTGCTACTGCTGGACTAACTTTTGGTTTTAATTTATTTCAAACACAAAATCAAATTATTAAATATGTTATTCAAGTTCTCTTTGTTATTGCAGCCCCTTTTATTGCTGCTATAGGCGATCTATATTTCTCACTAATTAAAAGAATGAATGGAATTAAAGATTACTCTAAAATTTTTGTAGGACATGGTGGATTTTTAGATAGATTTGATGGATTATTATTTACTTTATTTTTAATGTTTTTATTAACTATGTTTATCCAATAA
- the pyrH gene encoding UMP kinase has protein sequence MKYKRILIKLSGEGLVNKEKRLAIDYDIVEKIALQLKEIIKLGIQVSVVIGGGNFWRGASAEKNGIPRNRADYIGMLATIMNGLALKSGFEKVGLKARVQSSISIDQKVAENYINEKTIKYLEEGEIVIFVGGTGRPYFTTDTAATLFASEIKAEVILMGKNGVEGIYDKDPKSNPDAKRYETITYDEILDKKLQVMDLTATSMARDNNINLIVFNILEPDAILKALNGEIKHTEVTK, from the coding sequence GTGAAATATAAGAGAATTTTAATCAAACTTTCCGGTGAAGGACTAGTAAATAAAGAAAAAAGGCTTGCAATTGATTATGATATTGTTGAAAAAATTGCATTGCAATTAAAAGAAATCATTAAATTAGGTATTCAAGTTAGCGTTGTAATTGGTGGTGGTAATTTTTGAAGAGGAGCAAGTGCTGAAAAGAATGGAATCCCAAGAAATAGGGCTGATTATATTGGAATGTTAGCTACTATTATGAACGGATTAGCCCTAAAAAGTGGGTTTGAAAAAGTGGGTTTAAAAGCAAGAGTTCAATCATCAATTTCAATTGATCAAAAAGTTGCTGAAAATTACATTAACGAAAAAACAATCAAATATCTTGAAGAGGGAGAAATTGTTATTTTTGTAGGTGGTACAGGAAGACCATACTTTACAACTGATACTGCTGCAACACTTTTTGCATCAGAAATTAAAGCAGAAGTAATTTTAATGGGCAAAAATGGTGTTGAAGGAATTTATGACAAAGATCCTAAGAGCAACCCTGATGCAAAAAGATATGAAACAATAACTTATGATGAAATTTTAGATAAAAAACTTCAAGTTATGGATTTAACTGCTACAAGCATGGCTAGAGACAATAACATTAATTTAATTGTATTTAACATTTTAGAACCAGATGCAATTTTAAAAGCTTTAAACGGCGAAATTAAACACACAGAGGTAACAAAATAA
- the frr gene encoding ribosome recycling factor has translation MELDLYLTQFMEEAEKAVNHYAFELSKISTGRANPQIIKGVKINYYETMTPLDELANISVPEAQQLLIKPFDVSSTKEIAKAILAENLGVSVADEGNQVRLTFPALTTERRKEMVKNLSKYTEQAKVGIRNARQNVNKHIKADEELSEDEQKRYLDEIQKHTDERISHIDQMTKVKEKELLAV, from the coding sequence ATGGAATTAGATTTATATTTAACTCAATTTATGGAAGAAGCAGAAAAGGCTGTAAATCATTATGCTTTTGAACTTTCAAAAATTTCAACAGGGCGTGCAAATCCACAAATTATTAAAGGTGTAAAAATTAATTATTATGAAACAATGACACCACTTGATGAATTAGCTAACATCTCAGTACCTGAAGCACAACAATTATTGATTAAACCATTTGATGTGTCTTCAACTAAAGAAATTGCCAAAGCAATTTTAGCTGAAAATTTAGGTGTTTCAGTAGCTGATGAAGGTAATCAAGTAAGATTAACCTTTCCTGCTCTAACAACTGAACGTCGTAAAGAGATGGTTAAAAATTTAAGTAAATATACAGAACAAGCTAAAGTTGGAATAAGAAATGCACGTCAAAATGTAAACAAACACATTAAAGCGGATGAAGAATTATCTGAAGACGAACAAAAAAGATATTTAGATGAAATTCAAAAACATACTGATGAAAGAATTTCACATATCGATCAAATGACAAAAGTAAAAGAAAAAGAATTATTAGCAGTTTAG
- a CDS encoding ECF transporter S component yields the protein MFNQWEDSKLFSRWSIRKITFIGILIAISVVFLVILATLVPIASIPSYKISVIGLPVKITGFIFGPIVGGIVGLISDLLAFLFVPNIYNPLYTLATMVDGIIAGIIGWLFLKVFKYYFGGRFRDSVYELKIVKLEKKLIEAKINNWSEEKIAKLENKIIYFNENRKKIRVLGTKNILLNFYAVISTLILMTIIFFVIWLIGWKTSQATIDKGIIKSKIGLLTLMVSGYSVMIVFIWIARFKMKNKHFLVIVPIVIFSALIELINIPLLSFADATSLSNDGQSIFVYVFQHTLFSPIKIWFNMFVIFFTYNIINPLVNKNNGIMY from the coding sequence ATGTTTAATCAGTGAGAAGATTCTAAATTATTTTCTAGATGATCAATTAGAAAAATTACCTTCATAGGCATTTTAATTGCTATTTCTGTTGTGTTTTTAGTAATTTTAGCTACTTTAGTACCAATTGCAAGCATTCCTTCTTACAAAATTAGTGTAATTGGATTACCTGTAAAAATTACCGGATTCATATTTGGCCCAATAGTTGGGGGAATTGTTGGATTAATAAGTGACTTACTTGCTTTTTTATTCGTACCCAATATTTATAATCCTCTTTATACTCTAGCAACAATGGTAGATGGAATAATTGCTGGAATTATTGGTTGATTATTTTTAAAAGTTTTTAAATACTATTTTGGCGGAAGATTCAGAGATTCTGTTTATGAGCTTAAAATAGTTAAATTAGAAAAAAAATTGATTGAAGCAAAAATAAACAATTGAAGTGAAGAAAAAATTGCAAAACTTGAAAACAAAATAATTTATTTTAATGAAAACCGAAAAAAAATAAGAGTTTTGGGAACAAAAAATATTTTATTAAACTTTTATGCTGTGATTTCAACATTAATTCTGATGACAATTATTTTCTTTGTTATTTGACTAATAGGATGAAAAACATCACAAGCAACAATTGATAAAGGAATTATTAAAAGTAAAATAGGTTTATTAACCTTGATGGTTTCAGGTTATAGTGTGATGATTGTGTTTATTTGAATTGCTAGATTTAAAATGAAAAATAAACACTTTTTAGTAATTGTACCGATTGTTATTTTTTCAGCTTTAATTGAATTAATTAATATACCACTTTTATCTTTTGCAGATGCAACAAGTCTTTCAAACGATGGACAATCAATTTTTGTTTATGTTTTCCAACATACCTTATTTAGTCCCATAAAAATTTGATTTAACATGTTTGTAATTTTCTTTACCTACAATATTATCAATCCTTTAGTAAACAAAAATAATGGAATAATGTATTAA
- the rpsT gene encoding 30S ribosomal protein S20 gives MANIKSKVRSIAKMEEFRLRNNAMKTRVRKAIRAAREAVLANDANANELVAKAHSMIATAVQKGTFHPNKGARKSSRLDKFVNEQKAKAQA, from the coding sequence ATGGCAAATATTAAATCTAAAGTTAGAAGCATTGCTAAAATGGAAGAATTCAGACTTCGTAACAATGCTATGAAAACTCGTGTTCGTAAAGCAATTAGAGCTGCAAGAGAAGCAGTTTTAGCTAATGACGCTAATGCAAATGAATTAGTTGCAAAAGCTCATTCAATGATTGCTACTGCTGTTCAAAAAGGTACTTTCCACCCAAATAAAGGTGCTAGAAAGTCATCTCGTTTAGACAAATTTGTTAACGAACAAAAAGCTAAAGCTCAAGCATAA
- a CDS encoding ribosome assembly cofactor RimP, whose protein sequence is MNWKEILQKEFGNDVFDAKIEKEDGITFLFVTSSYSDMNQVEELAKKISDFLDLNYENKMNFDSLSVQSKGVKLVYEIDELGELINKFIEVNLIKNLNKQEKFIGKLLEVNEDSILVEWNAKGQFRKQVIEKTNIKKVEKHIKF, encoded by the coding sequence ATGAATTGAAAAGAAATTTTGCAGAAAGAATTTGGAAACGATGTTTTTGATGCAAAGATTGAAAAAGAAGACGGAATTACTTTTTTATTTGTTACTTCAAGCTATTCTGACATGAATCAAGTTGAAGAATTAGCGAAAAAGATTTCTGATTTTTTGGATTTAAATTATGAGAATAAAATGAATTTTGATTCACTTTCAGTGCAATCAAAAGGAGTTAAATTGGTCTATGAAATAGATGAATTAGGTGAATTAATTAATAAATTTATTGAGGTAAATTTAATTAAAAATTTAAATAAACAAGAAAAATTTATTGGTAAATTACTTGAGGTGAATGAAGATTCAATTTTAGTTGAGTGAAATGCTAAAGGTCAATTTAGAAAACAAGTAATTGAAAAAACAAATATTAAAAAAGTTGAAAAACATATCAAATTTTAG
- the nusA gene encoding transcription termination/antitermination protein NusA, giving the protein MSKIKSPTNDKDYSKLLYKSIKLYSETTKLPLEKMIEIFNEETTKIINKKIDPDAVILFEVDEKKEMVNSYNANCLVVEDEEFENLDDASFALFNISLTDAKKNNKNVQVGDWVKTKINLNVLAEDPEHKNVLKIILQSLIHGIKTFQKTVIFEKYSKLIGEKIWVECTSKNNDGSWNVKVKDDNATAHLPHQMISKNRDIQPGQRLEVVIEDVKETSKLSQIRVSLDSPKMVEKELMENIPEIAEGLIEIVKIYRSPGERTKVAVRKTNKSEAAFDLQGAIIGAQGERIKKVSEKLNNERIDIIEYSSDIKQYIINAMSPGKIVDVVAKKNDDKNKHYYVIVEDDNAKLTVAIGSKGINVKLASNLTETFLDVKSTKAADELGLIYDKSNIGKLDAKVEKVVERKLPKRKSRPFETAHVTMASFDNDVAAFELEEQETLNMNSDWDFEELFTKYNEKISEINKVEDNDQELKEELVKETKQDIEDYKKAKKVVIEDFKVDSDLANFGLDGDIDLSEFDDEDWN; this is encoded by the coding sequence ATGTCAAAAATTAAAAGCCCAACCAATGATAAAGATTACTCAAAACTTTTATATAAATCAATCAAACTTTATAGTGAAACAACAAAATTGCCATTAGAAAAAATGATTGAAATCTTTAATGAAGAAACAACTAAAATCATTAATAAAAAAATTGATCCTGATGCTGTAATTCTTTTTGAAGTAGATGAAAAAAAGGAAATGGTGAACAGCTACAATGCTAACTGTTTAGTTGTTGAAGATGAGGAATTTGAAAATTTAGATGATGCTAGTTTTGCCTTGTTTAATATTTCATTAACAGATGCTAAAAAAAATAATAAAAATGTGCAAGTTGGAGATTGAGTAAAAACAAAAATCAATTTAAATGTTTTAGCGGAAGATCCAGAACACAAAAATGTTTTAAAAATTATTCTTCAATCATTAATTCATGGTATTAAAACTTTCCAAAAAACAGTAATTTTCGAAAAATATTCAAAATTAATTGGTGAAAAAATTTGAGTTGAATGTACTTCAAAAAATAACGATGGTTCATGAAATGTAAAAGTTAAAGATGATAATGCTACAGCTCATTTACCTCATCAAATGATTAGTAAAAATAGAGATATTCAACCAGGACAAAGATTAGAAGTAGTAATTGAAGATGTTAAAGAAACTTCTAAATTGAGTCAAATTAGAGTTTCATTAGATTCACCAAAAATGGTGGAAAAAGAATTAATGGAAAATATTCCTGAAATTGCTGAAGGGCTAATTGAGATAGTTAAAATCTATAGAAGTCCAGGAGAAAGAACTAAAGTTGCTGTTAGAAAAACAAACAAATCAGAAGCTGCTTTTGACTTACAAGGCGCAATTATAGGTGCTCAAGGAGAAAGAATTAAAAAAGTAAGCGAAAAATTAAATAATGAAAGAATTGACATTATTGAATATAGTAGTGATATTAAACAATATATTATTAATGCAATGTCACCGGGAAAAATTGTTGATGTTGTTGCTAAAAAGAATGATGACAAAAACAAGCACTATTATGTAATAGTTGAAGATGATAATGCTAAATTAACCGTTGCAATAGGAAGCAAAGGAATTAATGTTAAATTAGCTTCTAATTTGACTGAAACTTTCTTAGATGTTAAAAGTACCAAAGCAGCAGATGAATTAGGTTTAATTTACGATAAAAGTAATATTGGTAAATTGGATGCAAAAGTCGAAAAAGTTGTTGAAAGAAAATTACCAAAAAGAAAATCTCGCCCATTTGAAACCGCACATGTTACTATGGCTTCATTTGATAATGATGTTGCAGCCTTTGAATTAGAAGAACAAGAAACTTTAAATATGAATTCTGATTGAGATTTTGAAGAGTTATTTACTAAATATAATGAAAAAATTTCAGAAATAAATAAAGTAGAAGATAATGATCAAGAATTAAAAGAAGAATTAGTAAAAGAAACTAAACAAGATATTGAGGACTATAAAAAAGCTAAAAAAGTTGTAATTGAAGACTTTAAAGTTGATAGTGATTTAGCTAATTTTGGATTAGATGGTGACATTGATTTAAGTGAATTTGATGATGAAGACTGAAACTAA
- a CDS encoding YlxR family protein has product MMKTETKRKCFISNEFYSTQELLRFNYNKKTNEIVLDLNNELKGRGAYFYPTQTNWNLIVKNKGLNRAFRTNVSRETYTKISEQLEELKCLK; this is encoded by the coding sequence ATGATGAAGACTGAAACTAAAAGAAAATGTTTTATTTCAAATGAATTTTATTCAACACAAGAATTACTAAGATTTAATTACAACAAGAAAACAAATGAAATAGTTTTAGATTTAAATAATGAATTAAAAGGTAGGGGAGCATATTTTTATCCTACTCAAACAAATTGAAATTTAATAGTTAAAAATAAAGGATTAAATAGAGCTTTTAGAACTAATGTTTCGCGGGAAACATATACAAAAATTAGTGAGCAATTGGAGGAATTAAAATGTCTAAAATAA
- the infB gene encoding translation initiation factor IF-2, whose translation MKMSKIKRLSNTEEVKAQLSNTKTEIKEGVFIFTNKMPLGEFAAKIKINPNELIKYFLLKGKMYTINQVIEEEEIAEVCVEKGLDFKKEENVDAGNFLNAVKFEDDEKLLTKRPPVVTIMGHVDHGKTTLIDYIRKTKVALTESSGITQHTGAYQAEHKNNKITFIDTPGHEAFSEMRSRGAKITDLIVLVVAADDGVMPQTKEAINLAKETNAPLIVFVNKMDKPTKNLERIKLELSSNDLVIEEFGGDTAVVYGSAKTGQGIEELLEQIILTTDIMDLKANPNRYPVGTVIESKIDRGVGTVATLIVETGTLMKGDFIVAGSSYGRVKALISSSNGQLIEKATPGMPVIVTGLNIPPLAGDRFIGFEDEKFAKKLAQEKAQIDKNRELFNKSSNLTAVDDSRKVINIIIRSDVQGTAEALKTSIDGMSNDDAVVKVIAAQAGEVSNNDLLLAQASNALIINFNNKPSANIKQMAKQNKIKLAYYNVVFKAMEDIQVLLDAERSVVYEDRKIGSAIVIKLFKYSKVGTIAGCMVEEGLVKANAKVKVIRKKKVVHEGVIETLKRELNDVKEVEVGKDFGTHIRKFNDVLVDDILEFYESVAVPFKPSK comes from the coding sequence ATTAAAATGTCTAAAATAAAGAGATTAAGTAATACAGAAGAAGTTAAGGCACAATTATCAAATACTAAAACAGAAATTAAAGAAGGTGTATTCATTTTCACAAATAAAATGCCGTTAGGTGAATTTGCAGCAAAAATAAAAATTAATCCTAATGAATTAATTAAATATTTTCTTTTAAAAGGAAAGATGTACACAATTAATCAAGTAATTGAAGAAGAAGAAATTGCGGAAGTTTGTGTAGAAAAAGGATTAGATTTCAAAAAAGAAGAAAATGTCGATGCAGGGAACTTTTTAAATGCTGTGAAATTTGAAGATGATGAAAAACTTTTAACAAAAAGACCGCCAGTTGTTACAATCATGGGACACGTTGATCATGGTAAAACAACTTTGATTGACTATATTCGTAAAACTAAAGTTGCTTTAACAGAAAGTTCAGGTATAACACAACATACAGGTGCTTATCAAGCTGAACATAAAAATAATAAAATTACATTTATCGATACTCCAGGACATGAAGCCTTTTCTGAAATGAGATCAAGGGGCGCGAAAATTACAGATTTGATTGTTTTAGTTGTGGCTGCAGATGATGGAGTTATGCCACAAACAAAAGAAGCTATAAATTTAGCTAAAGAAACAAATGCACCATTGATAGTATTTGTAAACAAGATGGACAAACCAACCAAAAATCTTGAAAGAATTAAGTTAGAACTGTCTTCAAACGACTTAGTTATAGAAGAATTTGGTGGAGATACAGCTGTTGTTTATGGATCCGCAAAAACAGGACAAGGAATTGAAGAATTGTTGGAACAAATTATTCTAACTACCGATATTATGGATTTAAAAGCAAATCCAAATAGATATCCAGTTGGAACAGTTATTGAAAGTAAAATCGATAGAGGAGTAGGAACTGTTGCTACTTTAATTGTGGAAACAGGAACTTTGATGAAAGGCGATTTTATTGTTGCTGGTTCTTCATACGGAAGAGTAAAAGCATTAATTTCTTCATCAAATGGACAACTAATTGAAAAGGCAACTCCAGGAATGCCTGTAATTGTAACTGGTTTAAATATTCCGCCATTAGCAGGTGATAGATTTATTGGTTTCGAAGATGAAAAATTCGCCAAAAAATTAGCTCAAGAAAAAGCTCAAATTGATAAAAATAGAGAATTATTTAATAAAAGCTCAAATTTAACTGCTGTTGATGATTCTAGAAAAGTTATTAACATTATTATTCGTTCTGATGTTCAAGGTACAGCGGAAGCTTTAAAAACTTCAATTGATGGAATGAGTAATGACGATGCAGTTGTAAAAGTTATTGCAGCACAAGCTGGTGAAGTTTCAAATAATGATTTACTTTTAGCACAAGCTTCAAATGCTTTAATTATTAATTTTAATAACAAACCATCAGCAAATATTAAACAAATGGCAAAACAAAACAAAATTAAATTAGCCTACTACAATGTAGTTTTCAAAGCAATGGAAGATATTCAAGTTTTATTAGATGCAGAAAGATCAGTTGTTTATGAAGATAGAAAAATTGGATCAGCTATTGTTATTAAATTATTTAAATACTCAAAAGTTGGAACTATTGCAGGATGCATGGTTGAAGAAGGCCTTGTAAAAGCAAATGCTAAAGTAAAAGTTATACGTAAGAAAAAAGTAGTTCATGAGGGTGTAATTGAAACTTTAAAAAGAGAATTAAATGATGTAAAAGAAGTTGAAGTTGGCAAAGATTTTGGTACACATATTAGAAAATTCAATGATGTGCTTGTTGATGATATTTTAGAATTTTATGAAAGTGTGGCTGTTCCATTTAAGCCATCAAAATAA
- a CDS encoding adenine phosphoribosyltransferase: MHLEKYIRNVEDFPKKGINFKDISPLLANGEALFYTIKTMADYANDCDIIVGPDARGFLFGTPTAAFLKKPFIMVRKPGKLPGEVIARQYDLEYGSNTLEIQKGFIQPGQTVAIVDDVLATGGTTKAIIKLLQEQGAIVKKVILLLELEDLKGRDLLSEDNIEIISLVKS, from the coding sequence ATGCATTTAGAAAAATATATTCGTAATGTGGAAGATTTTCCAAAAAAAGGAATTAATTTTAAGGATATTTCTCCTTTACTAGCTAACGGCGAAGCTCTCTTTTACACTATTAAAACAATGGCTGATTATGCGAACGACTGCGATATTATTGTAGGTCCTGACGCAAGAGGATTCTTATTTGGAACACCAACAGCAGCGTTTCTTAAAAAACCTTTTATCATGGTAAGAAAACCGGGAAAATTACCAGGAGAAGTTATTGCTCGTCAATATGATTTAGAGTATGGTTCAAATACTTTAGAAATTCAAAAAGGTTTTATTCAACCAGGTCAAACAGTAGCAATTGTTGATGATGTTTTAGCAACAGGCGGAACGACCAAAGCCATTATTAAGTTGCTCCAAGAACAAGGGGCAATTGTTAAAAAAGTAATTTTACTTTTAGAATTAGAAGATCTTAAAGGAAGAGATCTTCTTTCAGAAGACAATATTGAAATTATTTCATTAGTAAAAAGTTAA